The Nitrospira sp. genome includes the window ATGAGTATGGATCGCCCGACATAGAAGGGACTTGCCGAACTGATCCCCACCTCCACCTGCGACCAATGCAATCCGACAACGAGCGCGACGAGCGCCACGGCAAATCCGGCCAATGGTCCGGAGATCCCGATATCGAAGAGGGCCTTCCGCTCCACAATTTGACCACGCACACGAATGATCGCCCCAAAGGTTCCCACTAACAGCGGCAACCCTGGAATGAACAACGGAAGCGACGCCGGAACACGATGCCGCTTCGAGTAGACATAGTGTGCCAGCTCATGGGTGACGAGAATCAGGAGCAGCGTGGCCGCAAAGGGAATCCCGTTGACCAGTTCACCCGGCCGCTCGGTAAGCAACTCCCAGGCTCCTCGAAACGGGTGAAACAGATTGGGATGGTCTTGATAGGCACCCGCCCACAGCGTGGTAAAGATCGTCAGACCGAACAGGCCGATCGGAAGGAGGTAGCGCGAAAATGTCGATTCTTCGAATTCGTCGGCATCGTCGGCGTCCACATCCTGCTGGTCGCCGTTCATGCGCGCTCCTAGGCGGATGCGTAGAAAGGGTTATGAGCCAATTCTTCTTCGACGGTCGTCGCGGGGCCATGGCCCGGCAACAACCGATACTCCGGCGG containing:
- a CDS encoding site-2 protease family protein, with amino-acid sequence MNGDQQDVDADDADEFEESTFSRYLLPIGLFGLTIFTTLWAGAYQDHPNLFHPFRGAWELLTERPGELVNGIPFAATLLLILVTHELAHYVYSKRHRVPASLPLFIPGLPLLVGTFGAIIRVRGQIVERKALFDIGISGPLAGFAVALVALVVGLHWSQVEVGISSASPFYVGRSILIDWCISLVLGDLPRGASVNLHPIAEAAWFGLFVTCLNLIPIGQLDGGHVAYALWGGRQRTIAFWVIPVLLVLGYLGWQGWWLWVFLSTLLGVGHPPIPDPTSPLGSTRTWLGRATVLLFILIFTPFPIVVR